A single Cannabis sativa cultivar Pink pepper isolate KNU-18-1 chromosome 7, ASM2916894v1, whole genome shotgun sequence DNA region contains:
- the LOC133029253 gene encoding uncharacterized protein LOC133029253, whose amino-acid sequence MSLNNNNRGSHSYGGRGYRGSSRGERAGNTNYGGRGPPAENGASISTTPTENRQAHISQTTTSQDLSTSWYIDSGAAHHMTNNSDNLTSSSDYKDKAKVIVVISLLKI is encoded by the exons ATGTCACTGAACAACAACAATCGAGGTTCTCACAGTTATGGTGGCCGTGGTTATCGTGGATCAAGCAGAGGTGAAAGAGCAGGCAACACCAACTATGGTGGCAGAG GACCACCAGCTGAAAATGGAGCTTCAATTTCCACCACCCCAACTGAAAATCGCCAAGCTCACATCTCACAAACCACCACAAGTCAAGATTTGTCAACTTCTTGGTACATTGACAGTGGTGCCGCGCACCATATGACAAACAATTCAGACAATCTCACCTCCTCTTCAGATTACAAGGACAAAGCCAAAGTGATTGTTGTCATAAGCCTTTTGAAAATCTAG